AGGCGGCCCCGGAGCGGTCACCCTCCCGCAGCATCTTGGCCGCTTCCTGGGTGACGGTCGCGTCGTAATTGGCGACCACTTCACGTTGCAGGTCGAGATTGGCCGAGGCGGCTACGGCATCCAGATCCTGACTGTAGCGGATTTCGATGTCGTCGGTCAGCGTGCGCTTCTGTTCGGCGCGGGAATCGAGATAGGTAACGGTCACTTTCGCGAGCGGCGTCTGCTCTCCATTCTTGCCGGGCGGCAGCTTGAACTCGATCAGCCCAAACTTGTCGTTGCCGCCGTAGAGTTGGTTGATGCGGTAGAAGACTTTCTGGCCGTAGATCTCGCCTTCGCGGCCGACAGTAGAGACCGGTTCGACGCCTTGGGCAAATTCGATTTCCACGACCGCCTCGGTTGCGACCAGGCTCAGCACATCGCCCAGCTCGTGGTCAAAGATCGAGGCGAGCTGCGCGGGCTCTTCTGCGAAGTAGAAGTTGCCTTGCCCTGCCTGGGCGAGGGCGGACAGCGTTGATTCGGAGAAATCGACTCCCAAGCCGACGGACGAGACCGAGATCCCCTCCTTTTCAAAAGCCGCACCCAAAGCGGTGAAATCGTCGGGGGAGGAAGGCCCTTCGTTGGCCAGGCCGTCGGAGATCAGGATCATGCGGTCGAAGAAGTCGCCCTCGGTCTTTTTGCGCAGCTCGGCGGCACCACGGTTGAGGCCGTCGTACATGGCGGTGTTGCCGCTTGGGTAGAGTTCCTTGATTTTCGCCTCGATCTCCCTGCGGTTCTTGATCGGCCCGGCGGCGATCACCGTTTCCGCCCGAGTGTGGTAGGTGATGAGCGAGAATTGGTCATTACGGTCCAGTCGTTGCAGGGCCTCGATCGTCGCCTGCTTTGCATCGTTGAACTTGTTGCCCGCCATTGAGCCAGAGCGGTCGAGCACGATGCAGAGGTTCACGGGTGGACGTTCCGCTTCGCGCTCGACTGCAGTAGGTACCAACTTCACCTGCATTACCCCTCGTTCCTGGCTTTCGGCCGGGTAGAGGCCAAAATCGGTTTTGAGTTCGAGAGCAACTGGGGTGGGCTCATCGGCCAGAAGGGGCGTCGCTGCCGAGAGCAGCCCCGCAAACAGGGGGAGTATTGAAGTCTTCATCATGGGATATACGCGTGGGTGGGGTGGGTTCTTAATAAAAACCTGCGCAATACTCTGCAACCCGTTACTCACGAAAGTTGAGTCCATAAAAAACGCGAAGCCTCTTTCGAGACTTCGCGTCGTGTTGCTGTAAAGCTGAAGCCGTCGTTTACTTCTCGGCCTTGGGCTCGATGATCACGTTTTCGAAGGTGATCTGGCCGGCGTCCTTCACAATGTCGGGGTGGGTGATGTTGGTGAAGGTGCAGTCGCGGAAGTGGATGCCGTCGATGACGCCTTCGGGGATGCCGACGATCGACATGACGCGCGGGCTGCCGTGGCTGGTGACGCGCTCTACGTGCACGTTGCGCACGACGGGCTGGTGCGGGCCCTTGCTGCGGTGGTCATACATGAAGTTGGCGGTGACGACGCCGAGCACGGTCTGGCCGACTTCCACGTCGCGCATGTAGATGTTTTCCACGATGCCGCCGCGCACGGTGTTGGACTTGAAGCGCAGGGCGCGGTCGAGGTGCGGGCTGTCCATCAGGCAGTTTTCGACGAAGACGTTGCGGATGTCGCCGGAGACTTCGCTGCCGAGCACCACGCCGCCATGGCCTTCCTTCATGCGGCAGTTGCGCACGATGATGTTTTCGCTGGCTTTGCCCACGCGGCGCCCGTCGTTGTTCTTGCCCGACTTGATGGCAATGCAGTCGTCCCCGGTGTCGAAGAGCGTCTCTTCGATCAGCACGTCGCGAGAAGACTCGGGGTTGCAACCGTCGTTGTTGGGGCCGTGGCTCTCGATGTGGAGGCCGCGCACGGTCACGTTTTCGCTCAGCACGGGGTGGACGATCCACATGGGCGAGCGTACGATCTTCACGCCCTCGATCAGGACGTTTTTGCAGCGGTAGGGCTGGATGAAGTTAGGGCGCAGGTAAGAGCCGGGCCCGAAGACGCGGTCCTCGACCGGCACGCCGTCGGCCCCCATCTGGAGCAGGCGCTCCTTGCTTTCCTTGCAAATGCCGCCTTCGTATTCGTTCCAGTCCCAGCCCCACCAGGTTTCGGGGGTGGCGCTGCCGTCGAGCGTGCCCTTGCCGGTGATGGCGATGTTTTCCTGCTCAAAGGCGTAGATGAGCGGCGAGATGCCCATGTGCTCGGTGCCCTCGTAGCGGGTGTGGACGAGCGGGAAGTATTTATTCTCGTCGAAGATGAAGCGCAGGGTGGCGCCTTCGCTCACGTGCAGGTTCACGTTGCTGAGCAGGTGCACCGCGCCGGTCATGAAGGTGCCTTCCGGGATCACGACGCGCCCGCCGCCTGCTTCATGCGCGGCTTTGATGGCCTTGCGGATGGCATCGGTGTTGTCGGCCTTGCCGTCGCCCTTGGCACCGTAGTCGGTTACCTTGAAGTCGCGGTTGGGGAAGGTGGGGGCCTGGATGCGTTCGAGGATCTGGGGGACGGCGTCCCAGCCGAGCGTGGCCACGTCGGTGGGCTTGGGGCGCGTCATCTGCACCGGCCAGCTGTCGGTGCGGAAGGGCTGGGCGGGCAGGCCGGCGGAGTTGACGAGGTTGGGCGTAGCCGTCTCGTGCCAGGCAAAGCGGACGGCCTCCGGGTGACGCACGAGCGAGCTGCTGACGACGACGGTGTCCTTGTCGAGCAGGCGGGCTTCGGCGGGTTCGAAGTTGCGGCCCTTGCCCGCGAGCTCGAAGTGGCTCAGGGCATTGCCGCTGTTGCGACGCAGGCCATCGCCCACGTTTTCAAAGTCGATCTGCACCGTGCCGTCGTCCTGCACCTTGAAGTCCTTGAAGGTGGGGCTGTAGGCGAGGATGTCATCGCGGCCGTAGGTTTCCACCATCGCGAGGTTGGCGAGGCGGCGGCCCACTTCTTTCTTGGCCGTGGGGTGGATGTCCTTGGCATCGCCCGCGAGGTCGGTCGTCACGACCGAGCCGGTGTGAGGGAGGTCGATGGAGGCCTGCACCTCCCAGAAGCGGGGCAGGGCTTCCGAGGTCATCCACGTCGGGAAGCTCTCCCATTCGCTGTAGTTGAAGGGGGCGAGCTGCACGAAGTAAAACGGCGCGTCTTCGCGGTCCCAGACCTGGCGCCAGCTCTGCACGAGGGCCTCCAGCTTGGTGGCGTAAATGTCCTCTTCGCCCAGCATGGCATTGGCCTCGCCTTGATACCAGAGGAAGCCGCGCAGGGTGTAGGGGGCGACGGGCGTGATCATGCTCTGGTAGAGCTCGCTGGCCTGCACGCCCTTGACCCACGCGAAGTACCTCTCGCGGAAGAGCTTCTCCAGCTTGGGGGTCGAGGTAAAGGCCTGCTCGGGCATCCATGCCTCAATCATGGTGCCACCAAAGCTGCTGTGGATGATGCCCACCGGCACGTCGAGGTTGTTCAGGATGTCCTGCCCGAAGAAGTAACCCACGGCGGAGAATTCCGACTGCTCCAGCGTCTCGGGCGTGGTCTGCAGCCACTGCATCTGCACGTCGGCGTTCTTCACCTTTCCCTGGCGGGGCACGTGGTAGAGGCGCAGATTCGGGTGGTCTGCCGCAGCGAGTTCGCTCCGGTAATTGTCGGTCGGGCGTTGGCCCTTCTTTTCGCCCAGCGGCTTTTCCATGTTGGATTGGCCGGAGCAGAGCCACACTTCGCCTACCAGAACGTCCTGATAGGTGATCGTGTTGCGGCCACGGATCTCCAGCTCGCGGCCTTCATGGCTGGCCTTGAGCGGCGAGAGGGCGACCGACCACTGGCCGGCGTCGTCGGTCGTGGCAGACTGGCGTTGACCGGCGAACGAGACGGTAACTTTTTCGCCCGGCTCACCTGTGCCCCAGACTTTGACCGGCAGGTCACGCTGAAGCACCATGTGATCGGTGAAGATCGGAGCGGGCGTCACGGCCAGCGCGACAGACTGCCAGAGCAGCGACGCGAGGCCAACGAGGGGAAGGGTGGGGAAACGCATGGTAGAACGTGCGGGAAGGGGGATTTGCTAGAAACTGAGAGTCAGGGTCTGCGGGGAAATTCCCGGGGCTTCGGCGGTGAGCTTTACTTTGCCTTCGCCGGTTGCGCGGACCACGACCAACGCGCGACCCTGGTAGGTCTTGCGCGGGTTGGATTGGTAGGAAGCGGTGTCGGTCACATCGCCGCTGCCGATGCCGATGATCTCGGCCGGGCCCTCGACTCGGTAGGTCACGGGCAGGCTGGCGGTGGGGTTCAGGCGGCCCTCGGCATCCTGTAGGGCCACGTTGACGAAGGCGAGGCGATGGCCGTCGGGGTGGAATTGCGGCATCTCGGCCTGCAGCGCGATCTGCTTGGGCTCACCCGCCGTTTCCAGGACGAAGGTTTCGCCGCCCGCGCGCGCTTCGAGGCGACCCGGCTGGTAGGGCACTGCAAAGGTGGCCTTGAACTGCTCGGCTTCGCTCGTGGGCGCCGTGCCGATGAGGTTGCCGTTGAGGTAGAGGCTCACCTCCGGATGGCGCGAGTAGACTTCCACCTTCATTTCCTGCCCGGCGTATTGAGGCCAGTTCCAGCTCGTTTCGGCGGGCGGGAGCGACCAGAGGGTCTGGTTCCATTCGCCGCCTTCGAGCGGGTGGGGCAGCACGGCCGCGTGCAGCGTCGTGCCCGTGTCCCAGATCACATCGCGGTAGTAGGAGATGGGCTTGCGGGTGCCGATCAGGTCGATGTCGCCGCAATACGCGCCGTGCCAGGGGAAGTGCGTGCCCTCCCAGTGGGCGCGGGCTTCCTCGTTGGGCGGGAAGACGCGACCGATGCCGGCTTCGCCGAGGTAGTCAATCGCGCTCCAGACAAATTCGCCGATGATGTAGGGGTGCTGGTGGATCGCCTGCCAGTTTTCAAAGACCTCGTATTGATACGACTCCGAGGCATACATCACCCGGTTCGGCAGGCGCTCGTGGTCTTCGGCGTGGCGCTGCTGCAGCTCGTAGTTGTAGCCGGCGGCGTCGAGCGCGAAGAAAATACCGTCGAGGCGCGTCCAGTCGCCCGTGTCGCCGAGGCCGTTGAGCCCGATGGTGATGGGGCGGCTGCGGTCGAGCTGGCGGATCACGGCGGCCATGTTGTGCGCGCGCTGGATGCCGTCGTCGTTGCCGCGCTCGTAGACTTCGTTGCCGATGCTCCACATCACGACCGACGGGTGGTGGCGGTCACGCTTGATGAACGCGCGCAGGTCCTGCTCCCAATTCTCGTCGAAGATCACGCCGTAGTCGTGCGCCACCTTCTTGGACTTCCAGCCGTCGAACGACTCGTCGAACACAAGGATGCCCAGGCGGTCGCAGGCTTCGAGGAAGGCGCTGGAGGGCGGGTTGTGGGCCGTGCGCAGGGCATTGTAGCCGGCGTCGCGCAGCAGCTTGGCCTTGCGCCACTCGGCGGCGGCAAAGGCTGCCCCGCCCAGCGGGCCGTTGTCGTGGTGCACGTTACCGCCGTTGAGCAGGTAGGGCTTGCCGTTCAGCTCAAAACCGTTTTGCGAGGAGATGCGGATCGTGCGCAGGCCGATCGTCTGCGAGGTCTCGTCGACCACCTTGCCGCCGCGCAGCACCTGGGCGGTCAGCGTGTAGAGGTGGGGCGATTCGGGCGACCACGGTTTGGGGTGCTTCACCTCCAGCAGGCCACGGGCGACTTGCTGCGGCTTCCACTTCTCCTGATAGGCAGCGTGGGCCACTGCGGCCTCCGTCTTGCCGTCGAGCAGGCGGAAGACGATCTCGTCGCCCTCCTGCAGCAGCGAGCTGTCCGAAATCTGGGCCTCGACATCCACCAGCGCCTGATCGGGCCCCACGTTGCGGGTGCGGGCGTAGAGCGACTCGGGCAGCACGTGGGCGGGGTCGCGCACTTCGAGGCGCACGGGGCGGAAGATGCCCGAACCGCTGTAAAAGCGCGTATTGGGCTGCACGGAGTTGTTGGCGCGCACGAGGATGTGGTTTTCCTGCCCCAGCTTGAGGTGCGGCGTCAAATCAACGCGGAAAGGCGTGTAGCCGTAGGCATGGGTGGCGACCGTCTGGCCGTTGATCCAGACCGTCGTATCCTGAAAGACGCCCTCGAAATAGAGCGCAACCTGCTGGCCTTGCCATGCCTGCGGGGCCTCGAAAGTCGTGCGGTACCAGCCGGTGCCGGTCTCGAAAAAGCCGCCGCCGCCTTCGGTCGCCGCTTCAGGGTCGGGCGTGCTGGCGATGCTCCAGT
This genomic stretch from Verrucomicrobiota bacterium JB022 harbors:
- a CDS encoding VWA domain-containing protein; translated protein: MMKTSILPLFAGLLSAATPLLADEPTPVALELKTDFGLYPAESQERGVMQVKLVPTAVEREAERPPVNLCIVLDRSGSMAGNKFNDAKQATIEALQRLDRNDQFSLITYHTRAETVIAAGPIKNRREIEAKIKELYPSGNTAMYDGLNRGAAELRKKTEGDFFDRMILISDGLANEGPSSPDDFTALGAAFEKEGISVSSVGLGVDFSESTLSALAQAGQGNFYFAEEPAQLASIFDHELGDVLSLVATEAVVEIEFAQGVEPVSTVGREGEIYGQKVFYRINQLYGGNDKFGLIEFKLPPGKNGEQTPLAKVTVTYLDSRAEQKRTLTDDIEIRYSQDLDAVAASANLDLQREVVANYDATVTQEAAKMLREGDRSGAASNFAKVSSFIDILGYSRYDATRSNVADQAEAAQARAEQVENDTMSRSEAIEVFELNPFQVTNQQSVPTRGGSSGSSRR
- a CDS encoding sialate O-acetylesterase, with amino-acid sequence MRFPTLPLVGLASLLWQSVALAVTPAPIFTDHMVLQRDLPVKVWGTGEPGEKVTVSFAGQRQSATTDDAGQWSVALSPLKASHEGRELEIRGRNTITYQDVLVGEVWLCSGQSNMEKPLGEKKGQRPTDNYRSELAAADHPNLRLYHVPRQGKVKNADVQMQWLQTTPETLEQSEFSAVGYFFGQDILNNLDVPVGIIHSSFGGTMIEAWMPEQAFTSTPKLEKLFRERYFAWVKGVQASELYQSMITPVAPYTLRGFLWYQGEANAMLGEEDIYATKLEALVQSWRQVWDREDAPFYFVQLAPFNYSEWESFPTWMTSEALPRFWEVQASIDLPHTGSVVTTDLAGDAKDIHPTAKKEVGRRLANLAMVETYGRDDILAYSPTFKDFKVQDDGTVQIDFENVGDGLRRNSGNALSHFELAGKGRNFEPAEARLLDKDTVVVSSSLVRHPEAVRFAWHETATPNLVNSAGLPAQPFRTDSWPVQMTRPKPTDVATLGWDAVPQILERIQAPTFPNRDFKVTDYGAKGDGKADNTDAIRKAIKAAHEAGGGRVVIPEGTFMTGAVHLLSNVNLHVSEGATLRFIFDENKYFPLVHTRYEGTEHMGISPLIYAFEQENIAITGKGTLDGSATPETWWGWDWNEYEGGICKESKERLLQMGADGVPVEDRVFGPGSYLRPNFIQPYRCKNVLIEGVKIVRSPMWIVHPVLSENVTVRGLHIESHGPNNDGCNPESSRDVLIEETLFDTGDDCIAIKSGKNNDGRRVGKASENIIVRNCRMKEGHGGVVLGSEVSGDIRNVFVENCLMDSPHLDRALRFKSNTVRGGIVENIYMRDVEVGQTVLGVVTANFMYDHRSKGPHQPVVRNVHVERVTSHGSPRVMSIVGIPEGVIDGIHFRDCTFTNITHPDIVKDAGQITFENVIIEPKAEK
- a CDS encoding glycoside hydrolase family 2 TIM barrel-domain containing protein, with protein sequence MRPHIANLKKVIRSGLTLSLASAGALQAEQRLPLADGWLFHHGELANGSTVSSLSFPKNEWQKVTIPHDWSIASTPDPEAATEGGGGFFETGTGWYRTTFEAPQAWQGQQVALYFEGVFQDTTVWINGQTVATHAYGYTPFRVDLTPHLKLGQENHILVRANNSVQPNTRFYSGSGIFRPVRLEVRDPAHVLPESLYARTRNVGPDQALVDVEAQISDSSLLQEGDEIVFRLLDGKTEAAVAHAAYQEKWKPQQVARGLLEVKHPKPWSPESPHLYTLTAQVLRGGKVVDETSQTIGLRTIRISSQNGFELNGKPYLLNGGNVHHDNGPLGGAAFAAAEWRKAKLLRDAGYNALRTAHNPPSSAFLEACDRLGILVFDESFDGWKSKKVAHDYGVIFDENWEQDLRAFIKRDRHHPSVVMWSIGNEVYERGNDDGIQRAHNMAAVIRQLDRSRPITIGLNGLGDTGDWTRLDGIFFALDAAGYNYELQQRHAEDHERLPNRVMYASESYQYEVFENWQAIHQHPYIIGEFVWSAIDYLGEAGIGRVFPPNEEARAHWEGTHFPWHGAYCGDIDLIGTRKPISYYRDVIWDTGTTLHAAVLPHPLEGGEWNQTLWSLPPAETSWNWPQYAGQEMKVEVYSRHPEVSLYLNGNLIGTAPTSEAEQFKATFAVPYQPGRLEARAGGETFVLETAGEPKQIALQAEMPQFHPDGHRLAFVNVALQDAEGRLNPTASLPVTYRVEGPAEIIGIGSGDVTDTASYQSNPRKTYQGRALVVVRATGEGKVKLTAEAPGISPQTLTLSF